A single window of Colletotrichum destructivum chromosome 9, complete sequence DNA harbors:
- a CDS encoding Putative glutamine synthetase, catalytic domain, glutamine synthetase, glycine-rich, whose translation MATEAAFTSRPETLAKYLKLDQKGQIMAEYIWIDADGETRSKSRTLKEKEYTPEDLPMWNFDGSSTNQAPGDNSDVYLKPVAVFPDPFRGSPNILVLAECWNADGTPNKYNYRHECAKLMEAHAAHEPWFGLEQEYTLLDLSNRPFGWPANGFPAPQGPYYCGVGAGKVVQRDIVDAHYKACLYSGVKISGTNAEVMPAQWEFQVGPCVGIEMGDHLWLARFLLARIAEEFGAKVSVEPKPIPGDWNGAGLHSNFSTKEMRVEGGMKHIEAAIKKLEGRHKEHIAVYGEGNEKRLTGRHETGSIDQFSYGVANRGASIRIPRECAAKGYGYFEDRRPASNADPYRITGIMMETIFGSVA comes from the exons GCGACAGAAGCTGCTTTCACCTCCAGGCCCGAGACT TTGGCCAAGTACCTCAAGCTTGACCAGAAGGGCCAAATCATGGCCGAGTACATCTGGATCGATGCTGACGGCGAGACCCGCTCCAAGTCGAGG AcgctcaaggagaaggagtACACCCCCGAGGACCTTCCTATGTGGAACTTTGATGGTTCCTCCACCAACCAAGCCCCCGGCGACAACTCTGACGTCTACCTGaagcccgtcgccgtcttccccgACCCCTTCCGCGGATCCCCCAACATCCTCGTTCTCGCCGAGTGCTGGAATGCCGATGGCACCCCCAACAAGTACAACTACAGACATGAGTGCGCCAAGCTGATGGAGGCTCACGCCGCCCACGAGCCCTGGttcggcctcgagcaggaGTACACTTTGCTCGACCTTAGCAACCGCCCCTTCGGCTGGCCCGCTAACGGCTTCCCCGCCCCCCAGGGCCCCTACTACTGCggtgtcggcgccggcaaggtcgtccagcgcgacatcgtcgacgctCACTACAAGGCCTGCCTCTACTCGGGCGTCAAGATCTCGGGCACCAACGCCGAGGTCATGCCCGCCCAGTGGGAGTTCCAGGTCGGCCCCTGCGTCGGTATCGAGATGGGTGACCACCTCTGGCTCGCCCGCTTCCTCCTGGCCCGCATCGCTGAGGAGTTCGGCGCCAAGGTCTCGGTCGAGCCCAAGCCCATCCCCGGCGACTGGAACGGTGCTGGCCTGCACTCCAACTTCTCCACCAAGGAGATGCGTGTTGAGGGCGGCATGAAGCACATCGAGGCCGCTatcaagaagctcgagggccGCCACAAGGAGCACATCGCCGTctacggcgagggcaacGAGAAGCGTCTCACCGGCCGCCACGAGACGGGCTCCATCGACCAGTTCTCTTACGGAGTCGCCAACCGTGGTGCCTCGATCCGCATCCCCAGAGAGTGCGCCGCCAAGGGCTACGGTTACTTCGAGGACCGCCGCCCCGCCTCAAATGCCGACCCCTACAGAATTACTG GTATCATGATGGAGACTATTTTCGGTTCCGTCGCGTAA
- a CDS encoding Putative U3 small nucleolar RNA-associated protein, giving the protein MAALVGPLPQVKLPSGPSPVTAEQRYWKSFKNQLQIPSPTSYPITHISSTSSDGMFAVTTGTRVQLYSSRTRKLEKTITRFADVARSGSLRRDGRVLVAAEDTGRMQVFDTHSRSILKTWTKHRQPVWATRFSDAQPTTLLSASDDKTVRLWDLTANDPTHTFVGHSDYVRCAEFFPATSPSGVSNMLVSGSYDSTVKIWDPRIGTNAAVMTFKHAAPVESVLPLFSGTTLLASSGPNVSVLDLVAARPIHQISNHQKTVTSLSLASNGTRLVTGGLDGHVKVFETTAWNVVSSTKYPSPILSLRVLSASDSADHADRHLVVGMQSGVLSVRTRLTGPEATRHKEREREMAALIAGTLDQHDSVTKTRKRKAAAHRRLETLGEGQAEVIVAQDARVSRAKEAAWQKALRHGRYASALDQVLDPQGKDHSPLAVLTLLLALRHRSAVRDALVGRDERTVQPVLKWTCNHIIDPRYVSVCVEVGLMLVELYAEYAAASAELFEGFRTLRRRVGNEVEKAQLACETGGMVESLMMGSA; this is encoded by the coding sequence ATGGCAGCCCTCGTGGGACCCCTCCCGCAGGTGAAGCTGCCCTCGGGCCCGTCCCCCGTGACGGCCGAGCAGCGCTACTGGAAGTCGTTCAAGAACCAGCTCCAGATCccttcgccgacgtcgtACCCGATCACGCAcatctcctcgacctcgtcggaCGGCATGttcgccgtcaccaccggCACCCGCGTCCAGCTCTACTCGTCGCGCACCCGCAAGCTCGAGAAGACCATCACGCGAttcgccgacgtcgcccgcTCCGGTTCTCtgcgccgcgacggccgtgtcctcgtcgccgccgaggacacGGGACGCATGCAGGTCTTCGACACCCACTCGCGCTCCATCCTCAAGACCTGGACCAAGCACCGCCAGCCCGTCTGGGCCACCCGCTTCTCCGACGCCCAGCCCACCACTCTGCTATCCGCctccgacgacaagacggTCCGCCTCTGGGACCTCACGGCCAACGATCCGACCCACACCTTCGTCGGCCACTCAGACTACGTCCGCTGCGCCGAGTTCTTCCCggccacctcgccctcgggcgTCAGCAACATGCTCGTCTCGGGCTCCTACGACTCCACCGTCAAGATCTGGGACCCGAGAATAggcaccaacgccgccgtcatgaccTTCAAGcacgccgcccccgtcgagTCCGTCCTGCCTCTGTTCTCGGGTACCACCCtgctcgcctcctccggcccCAACGtctccgtcctcgacctcgtcgccgcccgtccTATCCACCAGATCTCCAACCACCAAAAGACCGTCACCTCTCTCAGCCTTGCCTCCAACGGCACCCGCCTTGTCACGGgtggcctcgacggccacgTCAAGGTCTTTGAGACGACGGCCTGGAACGTCGTATCGTCGACAAAGTACCCCTCGCCCATCCTCTCCCTCCGCGTGCTCTCGGCCTCCGACTCGGCTGACCACGCCGACcgccacctcgtcgtcggcatgcAGTCCGGCGTGCTCTCCGTCCGCACGCGCCTCACGGGACCCGAGGCCACCCGCCACAAggagcgcgagcgcgagatggccgccctcatcgccggcaCCCTCGACCAGCACGACAGCGTCACCAAGACGCGAAAGCGCAAGGCTGccgcccaccgccgcctcgagaccctcggcgagggccaggcCGAGGTCATTGTCGCGCAGGACGCCCGCGTCTCCCGCGCCAAGGAGGCTGCTTGGCAGAAGGCCCTGCGCCACGGCCGCTACGCGAGCGCCCTcgaccaggtcctcgaccCGCAGGGCAAAGACCACTCCCCGCTCGCCGTGCTGACGCTGTTGCTGGCGCTGCGACACCGGTCCGCCGTGCGGGACGCGCTCGTGGGCCGCGACGAGAGGACGGTGCAGCCAGTGCTCAAGTGGACGTGCAACCACATCATCGACCCGCGGTACGTGAGCGTCTGTGTCGAGGTCGGTCTCATGCTCGTCGAGCTGTACGCTGAGTATGCCGCCGCGAGCGCTGAGCTGTTTGAGGGCTTCCGAACTCTGAGGCGCCGCGTCGGGAACGAGGTTGAGAAGGCCCAGCTCGCGTGCGAGACAGGGGGCATGGTGGAGAGTTTGATGATGGGGTCTGCTTGA
- a CDS encoding Putative peptidase M24, creatinase/aminopeptidase, winged helix-like DNA-binding domain superfamily: protein MGSKTPDDQIPGGNGGPLSASPSSAGGEPRGAHLSRDGDASLGDQGDDDDDEEDDDDVGSRPLKTDAGPKKRKKKPKKKKKKSAAVTKQQSSPPRVPLTDIFPSGEYPAGEHLAYDKAPPATVNTSRTTAAELRYLNRRHLEDPELLNDYRKAAEVHRQVRHWVQETVKPGWTLLDIATGIEDGVRSLLANQGIEPGDNLRSGMGFPTGLCLNNETAHYTPNPGQKDVVLQYGDVMKVDYGVQVNGWIVDSAFTMSFDPTYDNLLAAARDATNSGIKAAGIDVRICDVSAEIQEAMESYEVEIRGKTYPVRAVRNICAHDIKRYRIHGGKSIPFIRNSDQTKMEEGEIFAIETFGTTGRGKLYDDVGVYGYGLQHDAPAQVRLPFASANRLYKTIREQFGSIVFCRRYLDRLGLERYLAGLNCLVSNDVLESYAPLADIKGSYSSQFEHTILLRESSKEIMSRGSDY from the exons ATGGGCTCCAAAACACCCGATGACCAGATTCCTGGAGGTAATG GCGGTCCACTCTCAGCCAGCCCTTCCTCCGCCGGCGGAGAACCTCGCGGCGCACACCTCTCCCGCGATGGTGATGCCAGTCTTGGAGACcagggcgatgacgatgacgacgaagaagacgatgatgacgttgGCTCCAGACCCTTGAAGACTGATGCCGGCccaaaaaagaggaaaaagaagccaaagaagaagaagaagaagtctGCTGCCGTTACAAAGCAGCAGTCATCGCCCCCGAGGGTGCCGCTGACTGACATCTTCCCTTCCGGGGAGTACCCAGCCGGCGAGCATCTCGCCTACGACAAGGCCCCTCCCGCGACCGTGAACACGTCCCGCACGACGGCCGCGGAGCTACGCTACCTGAACCGCCGACACCTCGAAGACCCGGAGCTACTCAACGACTACCGCAAGGCCGCTGAGGTGCACCGCCAGGTCCGTCACTGGGTCCAGGAGACGGTAAAGCCTGGTTGGACGCTCCTCGATATCGCGACTggcatcgaggacggcgtaCGCTCGCTGCTGGCGAACCAGGGAATCGAGCCCGGCGACAATCTACGGTCTGGCATGGGGTTCCCCACGGGGCTGTGCCTCAACAATGAGACGGCGCACTACACGCCGAACCCCGGACAGAAGGATGTCGTGCTGCAGTACGGAGACGTCATGAAGGTTGATTACGGCGTGCAGGTCAACGGGTGGATCGTCGACAGCGCATTCACCATGAGCTTCGACCCGACGTACGACAACCTCTTGGCCGCGGCTAGAGATGCGACGAACTCGGGTATCAAG GCTGCTGGGATCGACGTCCGCATCTGCGACGTCAGCGCCGAGATCCAGGAGGCGATGGAGAGCTACGAGGTCGAGATCCGCGGCAAGACATACCCCGTCCGGGCGGTGCGCAATATCTGCGCCCACGACATCAAGCGCTACCGAATCCACGGCGGCAAGTCGATTCCCTTCATCCGGAACAGCGATCAGAccaagatggaggagggagaaatCTTTGCCATTGAGACTTTTGGGACGACGGGCCGCGGCAAGCTGTATGACGAT GTCGGCGTCTACGGGTACGGGCTGCAGCATGACGCTCCCGCGCAGGTGAGGCTGCCCTTCGCCTCTGCGAACCGCCTGTACAAGACGATCAGGGAGCAGTTCGGGAGCATTGTCTTCTGCCGACGTTACCTGGACCGTCTTGGCCTGGAGCGCTACTTGGCCGGG TTAAACTGTCTGGTTTCGAACGACGTACTTGAGTCGTACGCACCGCTGGCAGACATCAAGGGGTCGTACTCCTCGCAGTTTGAGCAT ACGATTTTGCTGCGGGAGTCCAGCAAGGAGATTATGAGTCGAGGAAGTGACTATTGA
- a CDS encoding Putative alpha/beta hydrolase-1, epoxide hydrolase has translation MASSSIPSKTLQVSPTITYKYYYSPASEPALQTLLFLHGFPSTTADFRPQLEHFASRGYGVLAPDLLGYGGTSKPAGAREYVWRAMSAHVAAILVAEGLAGRAVVGVGHDLGSWFLSRLCHLLPPRLGLAGLVFLDVGYAPPGGRFDVEAINRATADPATGEERFRYWDLFAGGPEAVALMDREAASVVSLMHAPPGVMAANLGPRGRAREWVSAGRVVAPAAGDAFATEAYLREKTAVFQEGGWTGPTNWYRALRDNLSFEDERDMEKGIRVPVMVVGCGRDEMTTAGLQDQMTRPWAGAGYRFEVLDTGHWVMLEDAAGTNRLLSEFLDGLP, from the coding sequence AtggcatcatcatccatcccCTCCAAGACCCTCCAGGTCTCGCCCACGATCACGTACAAGTACTACTACTCCCCAGCCTCCGAGCCGGCCCTGCAGACCCTGCTCTTCCTCCACGGCTTCCCCTCGACCACGGCCGACTTCCGCCCGCAGCTCGAGCACTTCGCGTCCCGGGGCTACGGCGTCCTCGCGCCCGACCTCCTCGGCTACGGCGGGACCTCGAAGCCGGCCGGCGCGCGTGAGTACGTCTGGCGCGCCATGAGCgcccacgtcgccgccatcctcgtcgccgagggcctggcgggccgcgccgtcgtcggcgtgggCCACGACCTGGGCTCCTGGTTCCTGAGCCGGCTGTGCCACCTCCTGCCGCCGCGGCTCGGGCTCGCGGGGCTCGTCTTCCTGGACGTCGGGTACGCCCCGCCGGGCGGGCggttcgacgtcgaggcgaTCAACCGCGCGACGGCGGATCcggcgacgggcgaggaGCGGTTCCGGTACTGGGACCTCTTCGCGGGTGGGCCGGAGGCCGTCGCGCTGATGGACCGCGAGGCCGCGTCCGTGGTGTCGCTGATGCACGCGCCGCCCGGcgtgatggcggcgaaccTAGGCCCGCgggggagggcgagggagtGGGTGTCCGCGGGCCGCGTGgtcgcgccggcggcgggggacGCCTTCGCCACGGAGGCCTACCTGCGGGAGAAGACCGCCGTGTTCCAGGAGGGCGGGTGGACGGGGCCGACGAACTGGTACAGGGCGCTGCGGGACAACCTCTcgttcgaggacgagagggaCATGGAGAAGGGGATCCGGGtgccggtgatggtggtCGGGTGCGGGCGGGacgagatgacgacggcggggcTGCAGGACCAGATGACGAGGCCGtgggccggggccgggtACCGCTTCGAGGTGCTCGACACGGGGCACTGGGTCAtgctcgaggacgcggcggGGACGAACAGGTTGCTGAGCGAGTTTCTGGACGGTCTTCCCTGA